The Streptomyces sp. NBC_00440 genome contains a region encoding:
- a CDS encoding OmpA family protein: MRRPRRPAATLAATLLLTGLTVTGAHAAGPSPGPSAPPDSTTSSPPPAIDPAAPGLRLGDGATLAPSHVLDIKSVVEDLGGEERREDTNADVTFALQAEVLFPKDSPKLNPEARARIKAIADEALAQHATKVRVFGFTDNLGSYEHGKVLSKRRADSVQEELAKSLGSDVTFDIRGYSEDYPIASNATEEGRTKNRRVEISFPRGEKPGSGSAS; this comes from the coding sequence ATGAGACGACCACGCCGCCCCGCGGCCACCCTCGCCGCCACCCTCCTGCTCACCGGGCTGACCGTCACCGGGGCACATGCCGCCGGTCCCAGCCCCGGCCCCAGCGCGCCCCCGGACAGCACGACGTCCTCGCCACCGCCCGCCATCGACCCCGCCGCCCCCGGGCTCCGGCTCGGCGACGGGGCGACGCTCGCGCCCTCCCATGTCCTCGACATCAAGTCCGTCGTCGAGGACCTCGGCGGTGAGGAGCGCCGTGAGGACACCAACGCCGATGTGACGTTCGCGCTCCAGGCAGAAGTCCTCTTCCCCAAGGACAGCCCCAAGCTCAATCCGGAGGCCAGGGCGCGCATCAAGGCCATCGCCGACGAAGCCCTCGCCCAGCACGCCACCAAGGTCCGGGTCTTCGGGTTCACCGACAACCTCGGCTCGTACGAGCACGGCAAGGTCCTCTCCAAGCGGCGCGCCGACTCCGTGCAGGAGGAGCTGGCCAAGTCGCTCGGCTCCGATGTCACGTTCGACATCCGCGGATACAGCGAGGACTACCCGATCGCCTCGAACGCCACCGAAGAGGGCCGTACGAAGAACCGCCGCGTCGAGATCTCCTTCCCCCGTGGCGAGAAGCCCGGGTCCGGCTCCGCCTCGTAG